One uncultured Hyphomonas sp. genomic region harbors:
- the mutS gene encoding DNA mismatch repair protein MutS, producing the protein MADTATSSAASKTSAPTPFMAQYLSIKKQQPDALLFFRMGDFYELFFDDAVEAAKILDITLTSRGEHEGKPIPMAGVPYHAAEGYLARLIKAGCRVAVCEQTESPAEAKKRGSKAIVNREIVRIVTPGTLTEEALLPARQGQALAAIALGAGGAEGAIAVCDVSTGKFDVAGVDPAALADMLLAWPLSELLAADADSGKPPIISATAASTAPVTWRPARAATHKTGEALLKEAFDLAAIDALGDFSRTELSAIGLLLDYVKLTQAGSEIRLDPPRRPDPSGHLAIDPATRASLEIDRAMNGGRDGSLLGTIDRTVTAPGARLLAARLARPSLDVSEIEARLDAAAWFVDDTSALEDLRARLRQAPDLERARTRLNLGRGGPRDLLAIANALHAASDAAGLLKQSGELPAQLAAACEQLTLSGQPDLQALADDMGRAITESPPTLARDGGFVAAGWDKALDEVRGLRDDSRKIIAEMQARYAADTGISALKVKFNNVLGYFVDVPAKHGDTLMAPPFSETFIHRQTLAGNVRFSTSELAELAGRISRAEEEAKARELAVFDDLSARVSAASASLSASAEAIACLDVAAATAAWALEVDAIRPRIESDPVFEAEALRHPVVEAALKKDGQGFTANALKLDAGSKEAPRLLLVTGPNMAGKSTYLRQSALAVILAQAGYFVPARSIRVGLADRVFSRVGASDDLARGRSTFMVEMVETAAILTQATRRSFVILDEVGRGTSTWDGLAIAWAAVEHLHSTNGCRALFATHYHELTGLADDLSGAANASLRAREWKNDLVFLHEVQPGPADKSYGVQVARLAGLPKKAVSRAAQILKRLETDPSSAETLPLFASAPLAVAEDAADAPVHSIAEDRLIALLDEVDPDSLTPREALDLVYRLKTEARNAD; encoded by the coding sequence ATGGCTGACACTGCAACCTCCTCCGCTGCGAGCAAGACTTCCGCGCCGACCCCGTTCATGGCGCAATATCTTTCCATAAAGAAGCAACAGCCCGACGCGTTGTTGTTCTTTCGCATGGGGGATTTCTACGAACTCTTCTTTGATGACGCCGTGGAGGCGGCAAAGATCCTCGACATCACGCTCACCTCGCGCGGGGAACATGAAGGCAAGCCGATTCCCATGGCCGGTGTGCCCTATCATGCGGCGGAAGGATACCTCGCCCGTCTGATCAAGGCCGGGTGCCGTGTGGCGGTGTGCGAACAGACCGAAAGTCCGGCTGAAGCAAAGAAGCGCGGCTCCAAGGCAATTGTGAACCGCGAGATCGTGCGGATCGTGACGCCCGGGACACTCACCGAAGAAGCCTTGCTGCCTGCCCGGCAAGGACAGGCACTGGCGGCCATCGCCCTCGGGGCAGGGGGCGCGGAAGGCGCCATTGCGGTTTGTGACGTTTCAACCGGGAAGTTCGATGTCGCCGGCGTCGACCCGGCTGCCCTGGCAGACATGTTGCTGGCCTGGCCCTTGTCGGAGCTGCTGGCGGCGGATGCCGACAGCGGAAAGCCGCCCATCATTTCGGCAACCGCTGCATCCACTGCGCCGGTCACCTGGCGTCCGGCCCGGGCCGCGACCCACAAGACCGGCGAAGCCCTTCTTAAAGAAGCGTTCGATCTCGCCGCGATTGACGCCCTTGGAGATTTCAGCCGGACCGAACTCTCCGCCATTGGCCTGCTGCTTGATTATGTGAAGCTGACCCAGGCAGGCAGCGAGATCCGTCTCGATCCGCCGCGCCGGCCGGATCCGTCGGGACATCTCGCGATTGATCCGGCAACCCGCGCCAGTCTTGAGATCGACCGGGCGATGAATGGCGGGCGCGATGGGTCGCTTCTGGGTACGATCGACCGGACGGTCACCGCACCCGGCGCCCGGCTGCTGGCAGCGCGGCTGGCACGCCCTTCATTGGATGTTTCGGAGATTGAAGCGCGGCTTGATGCTGCGGCATGGTTCGTGGACGACACATCCGCGCTGGAAGACCTCCGGGCCCGCTTACGGCAGGCGCCGGATCTCGAACGCGCCCGCACGCGGCTCAACCTTGGCCGGGGCGGCCCGCGTGACCTGCTGGCGATCGCAAATGCCCTTCATGCTGCCAGCGATGCGGCCGGACTTTTGAAACAATCCGGGGAGCTCCCGGCACAGCTGGCGGCAGCCTGTGAACAGCTGACCCTGTCGGGCCAGCCAGACCTGCAGGCATTGGCCGACGACATGGGCAGGGCGATCACGGAAAGCCCGCCGACGCTTGCCCGGGATGGCGGGTTCGTCGCTGCCGGATGGGACAAGGCGCTGGATGAGGTGCGCGGCCTGCGGGACGACAGCCGGAAGATCATCGCCGAGATGCAGGCGCGTTATGCTGCAGACACGGGCATTTCCGCGCTCAAGGTCAAATTCAACAATGTGCTCGGCTACTTCGTCGATGTCCCGGCGAAGCACGGCGATACGCTCATGGCGCCGCCTTTTTCGGAAACCTTCATTCATCGGCAGACGCTTGCCGGCAATGTCCGCTTCTCGACCAGCGAACTGGCAGAACTTGCCGGACGCATTTCCCGAGCAGAAGAGGAAGCCAAGGCGCGGGAACTGGCGGTCTTCGACGATCTGTCCGCGCGCGTGTCAGCCGCAAGTGCCAGCCTCTCGGCGAGCGCCGAGGCCATCGCGTGTCTGGACGTTGCCGCAGCGACGGCCGCCTGGGCGCTGGAAGTTGACGCCATCCGTCCCCGGATCGAGTCCGATCCTGTCTTCGAAGCCGAAGCTCTGCGCCATCCGGTGGTCGAGGCGGCACTGAAAAAAGACGGGCAGGGGTTTACTGCGAATGCGCTGAAGCTGGATGCCGGAAGCAAAGAAGCGCCGCGCCTGCTGCTGGTCACCGGACCGAACATGGCGGGTAAATCGACATATCTGCGTCAGTCGGCACTTGCGGTCATTCTGGCGCAGGCAGGATATTTTGTGCCGGCACGGAGTATTCGCGTAGGACTCGCGGATCGCGTCTTTTCCCGGGTCGGTGCCTCCGACGACCTCGCGCGCGGCCGCTCCACGTTCATGGTGGAGATGGTCGAGACTGCGGCGATCCTGACACAGGCAACCCGCCGCAGCTTTGTCATCCTCGATGAGGTCGGCAGGGGAACCTCGACCTGGGACGGGCTGGCGATCGCGTGGGCGGCTGTCGAGCATCTTCACTCGACCAATGGCTGCCGCGCCTTGTTCGCGACGCATTACCACGAGCTGACCGGACTGGCGGATGATCTTTCCGGGGCAGCCAATGCGTCCCTGCGGGCGCGGGAGTGGAAGAACGACCTCGTCTTCCTGCACGAAGTACAGCCCGGGCCGGCCGACAAATCCTACGGGGTTCAGGTCGCGCGTCTGGCGGGCCTGCCGAAGAAAGCAGTCTCCCGCGCCGCACAGATACTGAAACGGCTGGAAACAGACCCCTCGTCGGCGGAGACTTTGCCGCTGTTCGCTTCGGCGCCTCTTGCGGTTGCGGAGGATGCTGCCGACGCGCCGGTTCACTCTATTGCGGAAGACAGGCTGATCGCGCTTCTGGATGAGGTCGATCCGGACTCACTGACGCCAAGAGAGGCGCTGGATCTGGTCTATCGTCTGAAAACCGAAGCCCGGAATGCGGACTGA
- a CDS encoding NADP-dependent malic enzyme, with product MTSKRPSFTDQEALDFHSKPTAGKISMAPTKPMGTQRDLSLAYSPGVAVPVLAIAEDEDKAYDYTSKGNMVAVISNGTAILGLGDLGPMASKPVMEGKSVLFKRFADIDSIDIEVNTKDADDFIRTVRNIGDTWGGINLEDIGSPDCFIIESRLREELDIPVFHDDQHGTAIIAAAGLINACHITGRDLKDVKVAVSGAGAAGLSCAGLIRHLGVPAENILMCDSTGVVYEGRTERMDQFKSAFAVKTAKRTLTEAMEGADIFLGLSAKGAVTQDMVKAMAPNPIIFAMANPDPEITPEEIKAVRDDAIIATGRSDYPNQVNNVLGFPYIFRGALDVRARSINEEMKVAAAYALAELAREDVPDEVAAAYHGSRPTFGRDYIIPTPFDPRLISHVPPFVAQAAMDTGVARKPIPDMDAYRAQLKRRSDPAAAFLEGVQARCKEVQRRIVFAEGEEPSVVRAAYSFKNQGLGHPILIGREAQVEQTMEMMGVPAGSLEIINARLSDNNPVYTDMLYARLQREGYLKRDVQRLVNNDRNVFGSCMLKNGDADGMVTGVTRNYDVALKDAQMVLDPIPGQAVIGMSMVINRGKTVFIADTSVTELPGGPELANIAIEAARAVQSVGFVPRVAFLSYSTFGNPMGERGEKVREAVAILDKMDDIEFEYEGDMAADVALNPNHWMLYPFSRLSGPANVLVMPAIHAASISTKLLESMSRATVIGPMLLGLEKPVQIASLGATVGDIVNLATIAAYDVDDVHG from the coding sequence ATGACGTCAAAGCGCCCCAGCTTCACCGATCAGGAAGCCCTTGATTTCCATTCCAAGCCGACCGCCGGCAAGATCTCCATGGCGCCGACCAAGCCCATGGGCACGCAGCGGGACCTGTCGCTGGCATACAGCCCTGGCGTGGCTGTCCCGGTGCTTGCCATCGCCGAGGATGAAGACAAGGCCTATGACTATACGTCCAAGGGCAACATGGTCGCCGTGATATCCAACGGCACGGCCATTCTCGGCCTTGGCGACTTGGGCCCGATGGCGTCGAAACCGGTGATGGAAGGCAAGTCGGTCCTCTTCAAGCGTTTTGCCGACATCGACAGCATCGATATCGAGGTGAACACGAAGGATGCGGACGATTTTATCCGGACGGTCCGCAACATCGGCGACACCTGGGGCGGCATCAACCTGGAAGACATCGGGTCGCCGGACTGCTTCATCATCGAAAGCCGTCTCCGGGAAGAGCTCGACATTCCGGTCTTCCATGACGACCAGCACGGCACGGCCATCATCGCAGCCGCCGGCCTGATCAATGCCTGCCACATCACCGGACGTGACCTGAAAGACGTGAAAGTCGCCGTCTCCGGCGCGGGCGCCGCCGGCCTCTCCTGCGCCGGCCTGATCCGCCATCTCGGCGTGCCAGCGGAAAACATCCTCATGTGCGACTCCACCGGTGTCGTCTATGAAGGCCGCACCGAACGGATGGACCAGTTCAAATCCGCCTTCGCCGTGAAGACCGCCAAGCGGACCCTGACCGAAGCCATGGAAGGTGCAGACATTTTCCTCGGCCTGTCCGCCAAGGGCGCGGTGACGCAGGATATGGTCAAGGCGATGGCGCCAAACCCGATCATCTTCGCTATGGCCAATCCGGACCCGGAAATTACGCCGGAAGAAATCAAGGCCGTGCGCGACGACGCCATCATCGCGACGGGCCGTTCGGACTATCCGAACCAGGTCAACAATGTGCTGGGCTTCCCATACATTTTCCGCGGCGCACTGGATGTCCGGGCGCGCAGCATCAATGAAGAAATGAAAGTTGCCGCGGCCTACGCCTTGGCCGAACTGGCCCGCGAGGATGTGCCGGACGAAGTGGCCGCCGCCTATCACGGCTCGCGCCCAACCTTCGGACGGGACTACATTATCCCCACCCCGTTTGATCCGCGCCTCATCTCACACGTCCCGCCCTTCGTGGCGCAGGCCGCCATGGACACAGGTGTAGCCCGCAAGCCCATCCCGGACATGGACGCCTACCGCGCCCAGCTCAAGCGCCGGTCGGATCCTGCCGCAGCATTCCTCGAAGGCGTGCAGGCACGCTGCAAGGAAGTGCAGCGCCGGATCGTCTTCGCTGAGGGTGAGGAACCGTCCGTTGTCCGTGCCGCCTACAGCTTCAAGAACCAGGGCCTCGGCCATCCGATCCTCATCGGGCGGGAAGCGCAGGTGGAGCAGACCATGGAAATGATGGGTGTCCCGGCCGGTTCGCTGGAGATCATCAACGCCCGCCTGTCCGACAACAACCCGGTCTATACGGACATGCTCTATGCCCGGCTGCAGCGGGAAGGCTACCTCAAGCGGGACGTTCAGCGCCTCGTCAATAACGACCGGAACGTGTTCGGCTCATGCATGCTGAAGAATGGCGACGCCGATGGCATGGTCACAGGTGTCACCCGAAACTACGACGTCGCCCTGAAAGATGCCCAGATGGTTCTGGATCCGATTCCGGGCCAGGCCGTTATCGGGATGTCGATGGTGATCAATCGCGGCAAGACGGTTTTCATCGCCGACACCAGTGTAACCGAACTGCCGGGCGGTCCGGAGCTTGCCAACATTGCCATCGAAGCCGCCCGCGCAGTCCAGTCGGTCGGCTTTGTCCCCCGCGTGGCCTTCCTTTCCTACTCGACCTTTGGCAATCCGATGGGCGAACGGGGTGAGAAAGTCCGCGAAGCGGTCGCCATTCTCGACAAGATGGATGACATCGAATTCGAATATGAAGGCGATATGGCAGCGGATGTGGCACTCAACCCGAACCACTGGATGCTCTACCCCTTCTCACGCCTCAGCGGCCCGGCCAATGTGCTGGTCATGCCGGCCATCCATGCGGCATCGATCTCGACCAAGCTGCTGGAATCGATGAGCCGGGCGACCGTCATCGGCCCGATGCTGCTCGGACTCGAAAAACCGGTCCAGATTGCCTCACTGGGCGCTACCGTTGGCGACATCGTCAATCTGGCGACCATCGCGGCCTATGACGTGGATGATGTCCACGGCTGA
- a CDS encoding aldehyde dehydrogenase family protein has translation MKEYLKFYINGEWVDPVTPKTLEVENPATEENFAVISLGSQADVDKAVAAAKAAFPAFSQTTVEYRAELLEKIAAGIQARLPELAEAVSTEMGAPMWLANAAQVPAGMGHFGTTAAILRNYKWEEVKGTTLLRKEPIGVCGFITPWNWPINQIACKVAPAIAAGCTMVLKPSEIAPIDAMILTEIIHEAGVPKGVFNLVNGDGPGVGATLSAHPDVDMMSFTGSTRAGVLVAQAAAPTVKRVAQELGGKSPNIVLPGADLKKAVSGGIIQMMTNSGQSCNAPSRMFVQKDQQDEAIAIAKATAESVKVMMPAEAEPGAIGPISNANQYQKVQDLIQKGIEEGATLVAGGPGRPEGFNKGYFARPTVFANVTNDMTIAREEIFGPVLVMIPYEDVDDAVKMANDTVYGLAGYVQGPEEEANKVANRIRAGQIQVNGARPDFTAPFGGYGQSGNGREWGEEGFEEFLEVKAVIGYKAA, from the coding sequence ATGAAAGAGTACCTGAAATTCTACATCAACGGTGAATGGGTCGATCCCGTAACGCCGAAGACGCTTGAAGTCGAAAACCCGGCCACCGAAGAAAACTTCGCGGTCATCTCGCTCGGTTCGCAAGCAGACGTCGACAAGGCTGTCGCCGCCGCAAAGGCTGCATTCCCGGCTTTCTCGCAGACGACGGTGGAATACCGCGCCGAACTGCTCGAAAAGATCGCCGCAGGCATCCAGGCCCGCTTGCCGGAACTGGCCGAAGCCGTTTCGACGGAAATGGGCGCGCCGATGTGGCTGGCCAACGCAGCCCAGGTGCCGGCCGGCATGGGCCATTTTGGCACGACCGCTGCCATACTGCGGAACTACAAATGGGAAGAAGTGAAGGGCACGACCCTGCTTCGCAAAGAACCGATCGGGGTTTGCGGCTTCATCACGCCGTGGAACTGGCCGATCAATCAGATCGCCTGCAAAGTGGCTCCGGCCATCGCAGCTGGCTGCACCATGGTGCTGAAACCGTCCGAGATCGCTCCGATCGACGCCATGATCCTGACTGAGATCATCCACGAAGCCGGCGTGCCGAAGGGTGTCTTCAACCTCGTCAACGGTGACGGCCCGGGTGTCGGCGCAACGCTGTCCGCACATCCGGACGTCGACATGATGTCCTTCACCGGATCCACGCGTGCCGGTGTTCTGGTCGCTCAGGCTGCAGCTCCAACCGTGAAGCGTGTTGCCCAGGAGCTTGGCGGCAAGAGCCCGAACATCGTCCTGCCGGGCGCAGACCTGAAAAAGGCTGTTTCTGGCGGCATCATCCAGATGATGACCAATTCCGGCCAGTCCTGTAACGCGCCGTCCCGCATGTTCGTGCAGAAGGATCAGCAGGACGAAGCGATCGCAATCGCCAAGGCAACTGCCGAATCCGTGAAAGTGATGATGCCGGCCGAAGCCGAGCCCGGTGCGATCGGCCCGATCTCGAATGCCAACCAGTACCAGAAAGTACAGGATCTCATTCAGAAGGGCATCGAAGAAGGCGCGACACTCGTCGCCGGCGGCCCGGGCCGTCCGGAAGGCTTCAACAAAGGCTACTTCGCCCGTCCGACCGTGTTCGCGAATGTCACCAATGACATGACCATCGCACGTGAGGAGATTTTCGGGCCGGTGCTGGTGATGATCCCGTATGAAGACGTGGACGATGCCGTGAAGATGGCGAACGATACGGTGTACGGCCTCGCCGGTTATGTGCAGGGTCCTGAGGAAGAAGCCAACAAGGTCGCCAACCGCATCCGCGCAGGCCAGATTCAGGTCAATGGCGCCCGGCCCGACTTCACGGCGCCGTTCGGCGGTTATGGCCAGTCCGGCAACGGACGGGAATGGGGCGAAGAAGGCTTTGAAGAGTTCCTCGAAGTGAAAGCCGTGATCGGCTATAAAGCCGCCTGA
- a CDS encoding PQQ-dependent sugar dehydrogenase, with product MKSSSEPVRWCAGLCLLAVAACGGGSGNGGSPQPAPNQPPVFSGPASVSVAENSAGTFYTISVSDPDGDAVTLSVVPGGDEGAFDFDFSAQTIAFASPPNFEAPADGNADNVYEVTLEARDGGGLTDTLSLAVTVTDVSEQVALQRVGAGFSAPLYVTGLPGSGQLVVLQKGGLARLLNPQNGAIGSVDFLNVSGSISTDGERGLLGIAFSPDFATDRTLFVNVTNPAGDTEIRRYQTFSGSSEQVDPTSEDVILTVPQERANHNGGWLGFGPDGLLYIAMGDGGGSGDPLERAQDPDYLLGKILRIDVTADDFPADPARDYAIPAGNAFPGGAGGRPEIYALGLRNPFRCSFDAATGDLFIADVGQGAVEEVNRLGTSEGGVNFGWDNLEGTQIYEGPDDPSFRDPVAQYFHGSAANEGNSITGGYVYRGNIEPIRNHYVFADFVNSNVWSIPETSLVNGATVDVTAGMRLNDQLVPDQGSLSNVSSFGEDSDGNLYIVSYGSGDIFRFVGVP from the coding sequence ATGAAAAGCTCGTCCGAGCCCGTGCGCTGGTGTGCCGGTCTATGCCTGCTGGCCGTTGCAGCCTGTGGAGGGGGCAGCGGCAATGGCGGATCGCCTCAGCCAGCCCCCAATCAGCCACCTGTTTTTTCAGGTCCGGCCAGTGTCAGCGTTGCCGAGAATTCCGCCGGAACCTTCTACACGATCAGCGTTTCCGATCCGGATGGCGACGCCGTGACGCTGAGTGTGGTGCCGGGCGGGGATGAGGGTGCCTTTGATTTCGACTTTTCCGCGCAAACCATCGCCTTTGCCTCGCCTCCCAATTTTGAAGCACCGGCCGACGGCAATGCAGACAATGTCTACGAGGTCACCCTCGAGGCGCGCGATGGCGGAGGCCTGACAGATACGCTCAGCCTGGCTGTAACCGTGACGGACGTTTCCGAACAGGTCGCCCTTCAGCGGGTTGGAGCCGGCTTTTCCGCGCCCCTTTATGTCACGGGCCTGCCGGGCAGCGGACAGCTTGTCGTCCTGCAGAAGGGCGGGCTGGCCAGATTGCTCAATCCGCAGAATGGCGCGATTGGCAGCGTCGACTTTCTGAACGTCTCCGGCTCCATTTCCACGGATGGGGAGCGAGGCCTGTTGGGCATTGCCTTCTCGCCGGACTTTGCGACTGACCGGACTCTTTTCGTGAATGTAACAAACCCGGCGGGTGACACGGAAATACGCCGCTACCAGACGTTTTCCGGATCGTCAGAACAGGTCGACCCAACATCGGAAGACGTTATCCTGACGGTGCCTCAGGAGCGGGCAAACCATAATGGGGGCTGGCTGGGCTTTGGTCCGGATGGCTTGCTCTACATTGCCATGGGAGATGGCGGGGGCAGCGGAGATCCGCTGGAGCGGGCGCAGGACCCGGACTATCTGCTTGGCAAGATACTCCGAATTGATGTGACTGCGGACGATTTCCCGGCAGACCCGGCGCGAGACTATGCTATCCCGGCCGGGAATGCGTTTCCTGGCGGGGCGGGTGGCCGACCGGAAATCTATGCGCTCGGCCTGCGTAATCCCTTCAGGTGCAGTTTCGATGCGGCCACGGGTGATCTGTTTATTGCCGACGTCGGGCAGGGGGCGGTCGAAGAAGTGAACCGGCTGGGAACGAGCGAAGGCGGGGTGAATTTCGGTTGGGACAATCTGGAGGGAACCCAGATCTATGAGGGGCCGGATGATCCGTCTTTCCGGGATCCCGTAGCGCAGTATTTCCACGGCAGCGCAGCCAACGAGGGTAATTCGATTACGGGCGGCTATGTCTATCGCGGCAATATCGAGCCGATCCGGAACCATTATGTCTTCGCGGATTTCGTGAACAGCAATGTCTGGTCGATACCGGAAACGAGCCTGGTGAACGGCGCGACCGTTGATGTGACAGCCGGCATGCGACTGAACGACCAGCTGGTGCCGGATCAGGGAAGTCTCTCCAACGTTTCGAGCTTTGGAGAAGATTCCGACGGCAACCTCTACATCGTGTCATACGGATCCGGCGATATTTTCCGTTTCGTCGGTGTGCCGTGA
- a CDS encoding multidrug effflux MFS transporter, translated as MPDTESKAPTPATQTGASVPGRSEMVVMVAGLMALNALAIDIMLPALNQIAHDVGLTAEGVESDNRQQLIIFAYILGFGAPQLLWGPITDRFGRRGPLFISLTGYILMAGLCVTLREFHALLAARFIQGVFSSGARLVAVSVVRDLFAGRQMARFMSLVMTIFMIVPIVAPGVGQIILLVAPWEWIFGTLVAFGLVMLGWTWLRLPETLPADQRRPLNLGNALGAYAQVVRTPITFGYMCASGIVFGALFSFIATSEQVFREVFGRGEDFVLWFSGIAGMLAVANFTNSRLVEKIGMRRISHAALLLFTGLSALSALITFSLGESLLWFYPLFILTFACFGLLGSNFSALAMEPLGAIAGTASAAYGFATTTVSSLIGMLIGSQYNGSTIPLMLGFVCLGASSLVIILITEKGKLFSSR; from the coding sequence GTGCCCGATACCGAATCCAAAGCACCCACACCTGCGACGCAGACCGGGGCCTCTGTTCCCGGCCGTTCGGAAATGGTGGTAATGGTCGCCGGGCTCATGGCGCTGAACGCACTCGCCATCGACATCATGCTGCCCGCGCTGAACCAGATTGCGCATGATGTCGGTCTGACGGCCGAAGGCGTTGAAAGCGATAACCGCCAGCAGCTGATTATCTTCGCCTACATCCTCGGGTTTGGCGCCCCGCAACTCCTGTGGGGCCCGATCACCGACCGGTTCGGACGCCGCGGCCCACTCTTCATCAGTCTGACCGGCTACATATTGATGGCCGGCCTTTGCGTCACACTCCGGGAATTCCACGCCCTGCTGGCCGCCCGCTTTATCCAGGGCGTCTTCTCATCCGGTGCCCGGCTGGTAGCCGTATCCGTCGTCCGCGATCTCTTCGCCGGACGGCAGATGGCGCGTTTCATGTCGCTCGTCATGACCATTTTCATGATCGTTCCGATTGTCGCCCCGGGCGTCGGCCAGATCATTCTTCTTGTGGCACCCTGGGAGTGGATATTCGGCACACTGGTCGCGTTCGGCCTGGTCATGCTCGGCTGGACGTGGCTCCGCCTGCCCGAAACCCTGCCGGCAGACCAGCGCCGCCCTCTGAATCTGGGCAATGCGCTTGGGGCATATGCACAAGTGGTCCGGACCCCCATCACATTCGGCTATATGTGTGCATCCGGCATCGTGTTTGGTGCCCTGTTCTCTTTCATCGCAACGTCCGAACAGGTTTTCCGCGAAGTGTTCGGCCGGGGAGAAGACTTCGTCCTCTGGTTCTCCGGGATCGCTGGCATGCTGGCAGTGGCGAATTTCACCAATTCTCGGCTGGTTGAGAAGATCGGCATGCGCCGGATCAGCCATGCCGCCTTGCTGCTTTTTACCGGCCTGTCTGCGCTTTCGGCACTCATCACCTTTTCTCTCGGCGAGAGCCTGCTCTGGTTCTATCCGCTGTTCATTCTGACGTTTGCCTGTTTCGGCCTGCTGGGCTCGAACTTTTCAGCCTTGGCCATGGAGCCGCTTGGCGCGATCGCCGGCACAGCTTCGGCAGCTTATGGCTTTGCCACGACGACCGTCTCCAGCCTGATCGGCATGTTGATCGGCAGCCAGTATAATGGCTCCACCATCCCTCTGATGCTCGGCTTCGTTTGCCTGGGTGCCTCGTCTCTCGTGATCATCCTGATCACGGAAAAGGGCAAACTGTTCAGCTCACGTTGA
- the rimK gene encoding 30S ribosomal protein S6--L-glutamate ligase, whose amino-acid sequence MPHSNPFELGWEEWLSLPDLGLPAIKAKIDTGAKTSALHASVIEPFGPVTRPQVRFLIQPDPNNPSLEVTCSAPVVDRREVTSSNGETELRYVIETDVAMGDRRWPIQLTLTNRENMMYRMLFGRGAMQPDMVVDPNESFRMPELSYSLYKGLPKKKPVKRPLRIALLTREPHNYSSQRLVEAALKRGHVIEMIDTARCYMQIGTLDPQVHYDGKALPRYDAVIPRIGAKITDYGMAVLRQFSNTGAVCLNGAGAIGRSRDKLLAQQLLARAKIAMPVTAFAHSPKDTKDLIGLVDGAPVVLKLLTSTQGRGVVLAETRKAAESLVDAFRGLDANFLVQEFVEEAAGADVRVLVIGNKVVGAMKRQAQKGEFRSNLHRGGTASSIRLTAEERETARAAARVLGLNVAGVDLLQTKDGPKVLEVNSSPGLEGIESATGKDIAGKVIEHLERQVRPLSSDRESATRSKRRINVS is encoded by the coding sequence ATGCCCCACTCCAATCCTTTTGAACTCGGTTGGGAAGAATGGCTGTCCCTGCCGGATCTTGGCCTGCCCGCCATCAAGGCGAAGATCGATACAGGCGCAAAGACGTCGGCCCTTCATGCCAGCGTGATCGAGCCGTTCGGTCCGGTGACCCGCCCGCAGGTCCGTTTCCTGATCCAGCCGGACCCCAATAATCCGTCCCTTGAAGTCACCTGTTCTGCGCCGGTGGTCGACCGCCGTGAAGTGACGAGTTCCAATGGCGAAACAGAGCTGCGCTACGTGATCGAGACGGATGTCGCGATGGGGGATCGGCGCTGGCCGATCCAGCTGACGCTGACCAACCGCGAGAACATGATGTACCGCATGCTTTTCGGACGCGGTGCCATGCAGCCGGACATGGTGGTGGACCCGAACGAATCCTTTCGCATGCCGGAGCTTTCCTACAGTCTGTACAAGGGCTTGCCGAAAAAGAAGCCGGTGAAGCGCCCGCTACGCATCGCATTGCTGACGCGGGAGCCGCACAATTATTCCAGCCAGCGCCTTGTCGAAGCGGCCCTGAAACGCGGTCATGTCATCGAGATGATCGACACCGCCCGTTGCTACATGCAGATCGGCACGCTGGACCCGCAGGTGCATTATGATGGTAAGGCCCTGCCGCGCTATGACGCTGTCATCCCGCGGATCGGTGCGAAAATTACCGACTATGGAATGGCGGTGCTGCGGCAATTCTCGAATACGGGCGCGGTCTGCCTGAATGGTGCCGGCGCCATCGGCCGTTCGCGTGACAAGCTGCTGGCACAGCAGCTGCTGGCCCGGGCGAAGATCGCCATGCCGGTGACGGCTTTTGCGCACAGCCCGAAAGATACCAAGGACCTGATTGGCCTGGTCGACGGAGCACCAGTCGTCCTGAAACTGCTGACATCGACCCAGGGCAGGGGCGTGGTGCTGGCGGAAACCCGCAAAGCCGCCGAAAGCCTCGTGGACGCGTTCCGGGGGCTCGATGCAAACTTCCTGGTCCAGGAATTCGTGGAAGAGGCCGCAGGCGCCGATGTGCGGGTGCTGGTCATCGGAAACAAGGTCGTCGGGGCCATGAAGCGGCAGGCGCAGAAGGGCGAGTTTCGTTCAAACCTGCACCGTGGCGGTACGGCTTCCAGCATCCGTCTGACGGCAGAGGAACGCGAAACCGCCCGGGCCGCTGCGAGGGTTTTGGGGCTGAATGTGGCGGGTGTTGACCTGTTGCAGACAAAGGACGGGCCGAAAGTCCTGGAGGTCAATTCCTCTCCGGGCCTCGAGGGGATCGAAAGTGCGACGGGCAAGGACATTGCCGGAAAGGTGATTGAACACCTCGAGCGTCAGGTGCGTCCGCTTTCCAGTGACCGGGAATCGGCGACACGGAGCAAGCGCCGCATCAACGTGAGCTGA